The Dyadobacter sp. 676 DNA window ATGATACCCAGCGAATGCAGCCGGTTTACGGCCTTCGCATAATCCTTTTCGAGGTTCTGCTTTTTGTTGCTTTGTTTCAGATTTTGAGGGGAAAAAGTTTCAAAACCCACAAAAAGACTACGCAGACCGGCATCGGCAGCTTTCTCGATCAGGTTACCCCTCAGAATGGCATCTACCGTGGAAGCTCCCTGAAACACGCGGTTCATCCCCCGCATTCCCTCGAAAAGCGCATCGGCAAACTTCGCATTCCCCAGCAGATGATCATCCAGGAAATACAAATGCCGCCCCGGCAACCGGTCTATTTCCGCTAGTGCGTCGTCCACCTGCTGTGTATAAAAACTTTTGCCTCCTTCAAAAAATGCGTCCTTGTAACAGAAGCTGCAATGATGCGGGCATCCCCTGGTTACGACAATGGAGTTGGGGACGAGGTATAAGTTGCGCTTGATGAGGTCACGGCGAATAGGCGGTATCCCGGCAAGCGTCCTGGCGGTCGACGTGTACACTTTCTGAGGTGCGCGCTTTTTGAAATCCAGCAGAAACCGCGGGAATGTATCCTCGCCCGGACCGATGAAAATGCTGTCGGCATGCGTCATTGCCTCGTACGGGAGCGAAGTCACGTGCAAACCGCCCAAAATGACATAGCTGCCTTTGTTCCGATAATGATCTGCAATGCGATATGCCCTGAAAGCATTTGTAATATACACCTGAATAACCACCAGGTCCGGTGCGTCGTCCAATCGCAATGTTTCCACATGCTGGTCTTGCAGGTCGATCTCATCTTCCGGC harbors:
- a CDS encoding radical SAM protein; amino-acid sequence: MKVKMILPALTEAESPQWRPIKYSLFPPLGLATLAAYLSPEDEIDLQDQHVETLRLDDAPDLVVIQVYITNAFRAYRIADHYRNKGSYVILGGLHVTSLPYEAMTHADSIFIGPGEDTFPRFLLDFKKRAPQKVYTSTARTLAGIPPIRRDLIKRNLYLVPNSIVVTRGCPHHCSFCYKDAFFEGGKSFYTQQVDDALAEIDRLPGRHLYFLDDHLLGNAKFADALFEGMRGMNRVFQGASTVDAILRGNLIEKAADAGLRSLFVGFETFSPQNLKQSNKKQNLEKDYAKAVNRLHSLGIMINGSFVFGLDDDDRDVFKRTVDWGVSQGITTATYHILTPYPGTDLYKNMEAEGRIMTRNWDRYDTRHVVYKTIGLDAEKLEEGYWWAYDNFYSWKNIIKSSLQHDSLKYIAKHFFYTGGWKKFEPLWNFIIKTGGLNAMLPLLESILSKVKTGRTSEGLRDRIELDANPLILN